In the Oryza glaberrima chromosome 6, OglaRS2, whole genome shotgun sequence genome, one interval contains:
- the LOC127777197 gene encoding uncharacterized protein LOC127777197 produces MRANPIVTALSAAVFGFFIGISFPVQITPQLQCGLLPCSSGDGANYSFSGSSMIGILWSPFRNTTILSNGTSENPALTKPKGTEKLPPGLVVTESDLHMRRLWGSPREDVATGKYLLALAVGYSEKANVNATVLKFSDKFDVVLFHYDGRTTEWDDLEWSKQAVHVSAKKQTKWWFAKRFLHPSIVAPYEYIFLWDEDLGVDNFTAEEYVKVAKKNGLEISQPGLDSTRGKKTYEVTVRRNDGREMHKTNEGGRCPDVHQRPCSGFVEVMAPVFSREAWTCVWHMIQNDLVHGWGLDFNFWRCVDNPEEQIGIVDAQYVSHHGVPTLIAQGNGEQQGSSEKVRARQWAEMRTFHDRISNAEKKLGDSSQALEEYHP; encoded by the exons ATGAGAGCAAACCCCATTGTGACCGCATTATCTGCGGCGGTATTTGGATTCTTCATTGGCATTTCTTTTCCAGTACAGATCACACCACAG CTTCAGTGTGGCTTATTACCTTGCAGCAGTGGTGATGGTGCGAACTACAGCTTCAGTGGCAGCAGCATGATAGGCATACTGTGGTCACCATTCAGAAACACCACTATCCTGTCAAATGGCACTTCAGAG AATCCTGCGTTGACAAAGCCGAAAGGTACAGAGAAGCTACCACCAGGATTAGTAGTTACAGAGTCTGATCTTCACATGAGACGGCTGTGGGGATCACCAAGGGAG GACGTGGCGACTGGCAAGTACCTTTTGGCACTCGCGGTGGGATACTCTGAGAAAGCCAATGTGAATGCAACTGTTCTCAAG TTCTCTGATAAGTTCGACGTGGTTCTGTTCCACTACGACGGGCGCACGACTGAATGGGATGACTTGGAGTGGTCGAAGCAGGCTGTTCACGTCAGCGCCAAGAAGCAGACCAAATG GTGGTTTGCAAAGAGGTTCCTGCATCCGAGCATCGTGGCGCCATACGAATACATCTTCTTGTGGGACGAGGATCTGGGAGTCGACAACTTCACCGCGGAAGA GTACGTGAAGGTGGCGAAGAAGAATGGGTTGGAGATATCGCAGCCAGGATTGGACAGCACAAGAGGGAAGAAGACGTACGAAGTCACCGTTCGAAGAAACGACGGCCGGGAAATGCACAA GACGAATGAGGGAGGGCGTTGCCCTGATGTGCACCAACGACCCTGCAGCGG GTTCGTGGAGGTGATGGCGCCCGTCTTCTCCAGGGAAGCCTGGACATGCGTCTGGCACATGATTCAG AATGACTTGGTTCATGGCTGGGGTCTGGACTTCAATTTCTGGAGATGCGTCGAC AATCCTGAAGAGCAGATCGGCATCGTGGACGCGCAGTACGTGTCCCATCATGGAGTTCCCACGCTCATTGCCCAG GGTAACGGTGAACAACAAGGAAGCAGCGAAAAG GTTCGAGCCCGGCAATGGGCGGAGATGCGCACCTTCCACGACAGAATTTCCAACGCCGAAAAGAAGCTTGGGGATTCGTCGCAGGCACTAGAAGAGTATCACCCTTGA
- the LOC127777709 gene encoding glycosyltransferase family 92 protein Os08g0121900, whose protein sequence is MQARRRHARQCRLVVAGLIIVTTLLFFTGDAPRVFIDAPTQNQLPRRLPLSLAAVREAATWPADAVLLPDWEVLLLLHPNATAIAHNATCAFQGGASSPARALGRLPSSGRHAYTCAMPEPARRHQPFHAPRIVAMDAVHASPHDDDELVMMVKWSGRLVYDSVVVDGGDLLVFAKGVNPRQGVNRPASDVRCVYYRGRGGSADDVVASLPAATSAQQVFRCPPPPPAALLRVTLALAGEEEPIPSVATYSLPPASAAATHKRRHKICACTMVRDVGKFVREWVAYHAAVGVGRFILYDNGSEDDLDEQVRRLTAEGMDVTTLAWPWPKTQEAGFSHSAAVHRDACEWMAFIDVDEFIFSPNWATAASPSSSMLRSIVAVKPDVGQVSLGCVDFGPSGRTTHPPEGVTQGYTCRRRAVERHKSLLRLEAAERSLVNSVHHFELREGKRGEWNRRARVNHYKFQAWDEFRLKFRRRVSAYVADWTHRVNLQSKDRTPGLGFDPVQPAGWAAKFCEVNDTLLRDVTRRWFAAAGESQLQAAR, encoded by the coding sequence ATGCAGGCGCGCCGGCGGCACGCCAGGCAGTGCCGTCTGGTCGTCGCCGGTCTCATCATCGTCACCACGCTCCTCTTCTTCACCGGCGACGCCCCTCGCGTCTTCATCGACGCGCCCACGCAGAACCAGCTgccgcgccgcctgccgctcagcctcgccgccgtccgggAGGCCGCCACATggcccgccgacgccgtcctGCTCCCGGACTGGGAGGTCCTCCTGCTCCTGCATCCcaacgccaccgccatcgcccacAACGCCACCTGCGCGTTCCAGGGCGGCGCGTcgtcccccgcgcgcgcgctcgggAGGCTGCCGTCCTCGGGCCGCCACGCCTACACCTGCGCCATGCCGGAGCCGGCGCGCCGCCACCAGCCGTTCCACGCGCCGCGGATCGTGGCTATGGACGCCGTCCATGCCTCACcgcatgatgatgatgagctgGTGATGATGGTCAAGTGGAGCGGCCGCCTCGTGTACGACTCGGTcgtggtcgacggcggcgacttgCTCGTCTTCGCCAAGGGCGTCAACCCACGCCAGGGAGTCAACCGCCCGGCCTCGGACGTAAGGTGCGTCTActaccgcggccgcggcggcagcgccgacgACGTGGTGGCGTCGCTCCCCGCAGCCACGTCGGCGCAGCAGGTGTTCCGGTGcccgcctccgccaccagcaGCGTTGCTACGCGTGacgctcgccctcgccggcgaggaggagcccATCCCCTCGGTGGCGACCTACAGTCTGCCTccagcatcggcggcggcgacgcacaaGAGACGACATAAAATCTGCGCGTGCACCATGGTGCGCGACGTGGGCAAGTTCGTGCGGGAGTGGGTGGCGTACCACGCGGCGGTGGGCGTGGGCCGATTCATCCTCTACGACAACGGCAGCGAGGACGACCTAGACGAGCAGGTGCGGCGTCTCACGGCGGAGGGCATGGACGTCACCACGCTGGCCTGGCCGTGGCCCAAGACGCAGGAGGCCGGCTTCTCCCACAGCGCGGCGGTGCACCGAGACGCGTGCGAGTGGATGGCGTTCATCGACGTGGACGAGTTCATCTTCTCCCCCAActgggccaccgccgcctccccatccAGCTCCATGCTCCGGTCGATCGTCGCCGTGAAGCCGGACGTGGGACAGGTGTCGCTCGGGTGCGTGGACTTCGGGCCGTCGGGGAGAACCACCCACCCGCCGGAGGGGGTGACGCAGGGGTACacgtgccggcggcgagcggtggagcGGCACAAGTCGCTGCtccggctggaggcggcggagaggtcgCTGGTGAACTCGGTGCACCACTTCGAGCTCCGGGAGGGGAAGCGCGGCGAGTGGAATCGGCGGGCGCGGGTGAACCACTACAAGTTCCAGGCGTGGGACGAGTTCCGCCTCAAGTTCCGCCGCCGGGTCTCTGCCTACGTGGCAGACTGGACCCACCGGGTCAACCTCCAGTCAAAGGACCGGACGCCCGGTCTGGGCTTCGACCCGGTCCAACCGGCCGGTTGGGCCGCCAAGTTCTGCGAGGTGAACGACACGCTGCTCCGGGACGTCACGCGGCGGtggttcgccgccgccggcgagagtcAGCTCCAAGCAGCCCGTTGA
- the LOC127777093 gene encoding DNA-binding protein MNB1B codes for MKGAKSKGAAKPDAKLAVKSKGAEKPAAKGRKGKAGKDPNKPKRAPSAFFVFMEEFRKEFKEKNPKNKSVAAVGKAAGDRWKSLTEADKAPYVAKANKLKAEYNKAIAAYNKGESTAKKAPAKEEEEDDEEESDKSKSEVNDEDDDEGSEEDEDDDE; via the exons ATGAAGGGGGCCAAATCCAAGGGCGCCGCCAAGCCCGACGCCAA GTTGGCTGTGAAGAGTAAGGGCGCGGAGAAGCCCGCCGCCAAGGGCAGGAAGGGGAAGGCCGGCAAGGACCCCAACAAGCCCAAGAGGGCTCCCTCCGCTTTCTTCGTTTTTAT GGAGGAGTTCCGTAAGGAGTTCAAGGAGAAGAACCCCAAGAATAAATCTGTCGCTGCt GTAGGAAAAGCAGCCGGTGATAGGTGGAAATCCCTGACCGAAGCG GACAAGGCTCCCTATGTAGCCAAGGCCAACAAGCTCAAGGCCGAGTACAACAAGGCCATTGCTGCCTACAACAAGGGCGAG AGCACTGCCAAGAAGGCACCAgccaaggaggaagaggaggacgacgaggaggaatCTGACAAGTCCAAGTCCGAGGTCAATGATGAGGATGACGACGAGGGCAGCGAAGAG GATGAAGACGATGACGAGTGA
- the LOC127777076 gene encoding uncharacterized protein LOC127777076 — translation MADILLHHNAALPRKQRKSARRIHGNGPEAPRNSLDSPLYDHTTITMTSTMRQKPPKGSTPQDRTTAKNVIHKDIFPSQPSVIARLMGIDTIPVSAKRDEVMIHAEEVSNLKLPSKLEMITVASPRSATFRQSKCSLISYGSSSVDYTYRQCLKKMRPRRSRSRQHHPQEELLEKIREDFQAWQTSKALENARTVVTASGCPTITSSRHRMEEGRYIQILAQENLHKEKMAKYGYGSCTISMAEKDTLKNATDNSSDTEITSAKAAAESNISPGDKVIKVLRVSHCATMPDKFRDLEDEHNNSISTSAKPRSQKRIVLLKPSTCDIVASDQESLFSSSKVKREGNMEEFLEEVKERLKKELKLKSKSEVVRRSWGTTDPKQIARDIAKQIRETVRRQDLGKRLYSRSESFRAFRSDRKRNAAATAARNASPEHVSPKSVTSRTSGTNQGSNDCSPPIIRRSRGRIRSLTDMPLSVSVSESVPASGFDDQSYTGECKFADADVVSPRALVRSFSAPASGISRGRLFAEEDNNVDSGRHGNSDAVSEGAAVAASKNSSSFSLRGTVSNLRNSLRSRANKLFGKKTHWSMKPSLGEFHPHKMASGMLPPSPPEILSPFIVAQENFTELPPSPVSPLEVKGSSSRHFFSDLNCNLPELSPKSWSEFDTTPRASNESSSCKNRTNATETEESYTEMAYIKQVLIAAGLYEDGSSYSSPSMMNNARVDSTARRPICDYVFDEVEEIYNTEEDAADHRMLFDLANEALEITMMGSTKTGSSLWRWVVDSTGVSPGRKLLDDVWQQVQSVRNPPVQQEMQTVESMVAREAWTSPWIEVLHEDSYVLGRKLERAIFDQLIADIVQELFISQNAAD, via the exons ATGGCAGATATCCTATTGCACCACAACGCAGCTCTGCCCAGAAAACAGCGGAAATCGGCAAGAAGAATACATGGAAACG GCCCTGAAGCTCCCCGGAATAGCCTTGACTCTCCACTGTACGACCATACCACCATCACCATGACTAGTACT atgAGGCAGAAGCCACCCAAGGGAAGCACCCCTCAAGACAGAACCACTGCAAAGAATGTGATCCACAAGGATATTTTTCCCAGCCAGCCGAGTGTCATTGCACGTCTGATGGGCATCGACACAATCCCGGTATCTGCAAAAAGGGATGAAGTGATGATCCATGCAGAAGAAGTCAGCAACCTGAAGCTGCCAAGTAAACTGGAAATGATCACTGTCGCATCACCCCGTTCTGCAACATTCAGGCAATCCAAATGCAGCCTGATCTCCTACGGTAGCAGCAGTGTTGATTACACTTACAGGCAATGTCTCAAGAAAATGAGACCGCGAAGAAGTCGTTCGCGTCAGCATCATCCACAGGAGGAGCTGCTTGAGAAGATCAGGGAGGATTTCCAGGCATGGCAAACATCCAAAGCACTGGAGAATGCAAGAACCGTTGTTACAGCTTCAGGGTGTCCTACTATTACTAGTAGTAGACACCGCATGGAAGAAGGTAGGTACATTCAGATTCTTGCACAGGAGAACCTGCACAAGGAAAAGATGGCCAAATATGGCTATGGAAGCTGCACGATTTCCATGGCAGAGAAAGACACCCTGAAGAATGCTACAGATAATAGTAGTGATACAGAGATTACTTCAGCAAAAGCTGCAGCAGAATCTAACATATCTCCTGGAGATAAGGTCATAAAGGTTTTAAGGGTGAGCCACTGTGCAACGATGCCGGACAAGTTCAGAGATTTGGAGGATGAACATAATAACAGTATAAGCACGTCTGCGAAACCACGTTCCCAGAAACGGATAGTGCTCCTCAAGCCTAGTACTTGTGACATTGTTGCCAGTGACCAAGAATCGTTGTTCAGTTCATCCAAGGTGAAGAGGGAAGGGAACATGGAGGAGTTTCTTGAGGAGGTGAAGGAGAGGCTCAAGAAAGAGCTCAAGCTCAAGTCCAAAAGTGAGGTTGTCAGGAGAAGCTGGGGTACTACTGACCCGAAGCAAATCGCTCGAGACATCGCGAAGCAGATCAGAGAGACAGTGAGAAGGCAGGATCTTGGTAAGAGGCTGTACTCCCGATCAGAATCATTCAGAGCATTCAGGAGTGACCGCAAGCGCAacgctgctgctactgctgcaaGAAATGCATCTCCGGAGCACGTCAGTCCGAAGAGTGTCACCTCAAGAACCAGTGGAACCAATCAAGGGTCCAATGATTGTTCTCCTCCAATAATCAGAAGAAGCAGAGGAAGAATAAGGTCGTTGACAGATATGCCTCTGTCAGTGTCAGTGTCCGAGTCAGTTCCAGCTTCTGGCTTTGATGACCAAAGCTACACAGGAGAATGCAAGTTTGCTGACGCCGACGTCGTGTCGCCACGGGCACTAGTCCGGTCATTCTCTGCACCGGCGTCAGGGATCTCTCGAGGTCGCCTGTTTGCAGAGGAGGACAATAATGTGGACAGCGGTAGGCATGGGAATTCAGACGCGGTTTCTGAAGGTGCAGCAGTAGCAGCgagcaagaacagcagcagcttCAGTTTGAGAGGGACAGTGTCAAATCTGCGGAACAGCTTGAGATCGAGAGCCAACAAGCTGTTCGGGAAGAAGACGCATTGGTCAATGAAGCCATCGTTGGGCGAGTTCCACCCACACAAGATGGCGAGCGGCATGTTACCACCGTCACCTCCTGAAATTTTGAGCCCTTTCATCGTTGCACAG GAGAATTTCACCGAGCTGCCTCCTAGCCCGGTGTCCCCGTTGGAGGTTAAAGGCAGCAGTTCCCGCCATTTCTTCAGCGATCTGAACTGCAACTTGCCAG AACTGAGCCCGAAAAGTTGGTCAGAATTTGATACAACACCCAGAGCCAGCAATGAATCATCATCATGCAAGAACAGGACGAACGCAACTGAAACCGAGGAGAGCTATACTGAGATGGCGTACATAAAGCAAGTCCTCATTGCCGCGGGACTATACGAAGACGGGTCGTCGTACTCGTCTCCATCGATGATGAACAATGCCCGGGTGGACTCAACGGCAAGAAGGCCGATCTGCGACTACGTCTTCGACGAGGTAGAGGAGATCTACAACACTGAAGAAGATGCAGCTGATCACAGGATGCTGTTCGACCTGGCGAACGAAGCGCTTGAGATCACCATGATGGGTAGCACGAAGACCGGGTCGTCGCTGTGGCGGTGGGTCGTCGACAGCACCGGCGTGTCGCCGGGGAGGAAGCTGCTCGACGATGTGTGGCAGCAG GTGCAGAGTGTGAGGAACCCTCCGGTGCAGCAGGAGATGCAGACAGTGGAGAGCATGGTGGCACGAGAGGCCTGGACATCGCCATGGATTGAGGTGTTGCATGAGGATTCCTATGTTTTGGGGAGGAAGCTCGAACGTGCCATCTTCGACCAGCTCATTGCTGACATTGTGCAGGAGCTCTTCATCTCACAAAATGCAGCTGATTGa